A stretch of the Rosa rugosa chromosome 5, drRosRugo1.1, whole genome shotgun sequence genome encodes the following:
- the LOC133708349 gene encoding exocyst complex component EXO70C1, whose product MEKNAQAPEKSASFPRQHSGKKNIFSGPTTPKHRYETIDEEETEEKESGADEDPNVPDMSYDEVLEEVDCFYVLLSESVEEKRDPPKVPGSVERLCKSLDSKIKIYGKGLVRFGENEAEDSSFTQAVVRVSKISIKLGDIPSNSATAETLNRTSAVLQRAMAALDEEFRSLLSQEENNNNNNKTDSNPSSEQSRSQKLTAKLSSFNNNNNNNDSDRKPTEATEPDPLEEFPSFSPESIVAMEKIASTMIASGYENECCMIYSISRRIAFKSALNDLGYENISIDDVQRMQWEALEGEIATWITVVKTCSTILFTGERKLCDAVFAGHPSISDNMFCNMARGVVIQLFNFADAVVLTKRSAEKLFKILDMYECLRDLVPPIKSSYSEEVAKDLISEAEAAMNRLGEAAVSIFCDLENSIKSDNGRTPVPSGAVHPLTRYVMNYVKYACEYKDSLEEVFQQNQDTKGSSGNNTPGTTPSWSPFQLQLITVMDMLDANLDMKSKLYRDSALRYIFLMNNGRYIMQKVKGSNEIHQLMGDKWCRKRSTDLRGYHKNYQRDTWSKVLQCLNHEGLQVNGKVSKPVLKERFKSFNAMFDEIHKTQSTWVVSDEQLQSELRVSVSAVMIPAYRSFWGRFKQYLDSGRQTEKYIRYQPEDIENMIDDLFDGNPTSMVRRR is encoded by the coding sequence ATGGAGAAAAACGCACAGGCGCCTGAAAAGTCCGCGAGCTTCCCGAGACAACATTCCGGCAAGAAGAACATATTTTCAGGCCCCACCACACCAAAACACCGCTATGAAACAATCGACGAAGAAGAGACCGAAGAGAAAGAAAGTGGCGCCGATGAAGACCCTAATGTCCCTGACATGAGCTACGATGAAGTCCTTGAAGAGGTCGATTGCTTCTACGTGCTCTTGTCCGAATCCGTCGAAGAAAAAAGGGACCCGCCAAAGGTTCCCGGGTCGGTGGAGAGGCTCTGCAAATCCCTCGACTCCAAGATAAAAATATACGGCAAAGGCTTGGTGAGGTTCGGCGAAAACGAGGCCGAAGACTCGTCGTTCACGCAGGCGGTGGTTAGGGTTTCCAAGATCTCGATCAAGTTGGGGGATATCCCTTCCAACTCGGCAACTGCAGAGACGTTGAACCGGACCAGTGCGGTTCTGCAACGTGCCATGGCCGCATTGGACGAAGAGTTCCGCAGCCTTCTGAGTCAAGAagagaataataataataacaataaaacGGACTCTAACCCTAGCTCTGAGCAGAGCCGGTCTCAGAAGCTAACTGCCAAGCTGTCCTCCTtcaacaataacaataacaataacgATTCGGATCGGAAGCCAACGGAAGCAACCGAACCGGACCCATTGGAAGAGTTCCCGTCGTTTTCGCCGGAGAGCATAGTCGCCATGGAAAAAATAGCCAGCACAATGATCGCCTCGGGTTACGAGAACGAGTGCTGCATGATCTACAGCATTTCCCGGCGAATCGCATTCAAATCGGCGCTCAACGATCTAGGATACGAAAACATCAGCATTGACGATGTCCAGCGAATGCAGTGGGAGGCTCTCGAAGGAGAGATCGCCACGTGGATCACCGTCGTCAAGACGTGCTCCACCATTCTTTTCACCGGCGAGCGGAAGCTCTGCGACGCAGTCTTCGCCGGCCACCCATCCATATCTGACAACATGTTCTGCAACATGGCTCGCGGTGTCGTCATCCAGCTCTTTAACTTCGCTGACGCAGTCGTGCTGACGAAGCGGTCGGCGGAGAAGCTGTTCAAGATATTGGACATGTATGAGTGCCTCCGCGATCTTGTCCCACCTATTAAAAGCTCATAttcagaggaggttgccaaggaCCTGATCTCGGAGGCCGAGGCGGCCATGAACCGTCTCGGCGAAGCAGCCGTGAGCATTTTCTGTGATCTAGAGAATTCTATCAAATCCGATAACGGAAGAACTCCGGTGCCAAGTGGCGCGGTTCACCCCTTGACACGTTACGTCATGAATTATGTGAAGTACGCCTGTGAGTACAAAGACTCACTGGAAGAGGTGTTTCAGCAAAACCAAGACACAAAAGGAAGCAGCGGAAATAACACCCCCGGAACGACGCCGTCCTGGTCTCCGTTTCAGTTGCAGTTAATTACCGTTATGGACATGTTGGACGCGAATTTGGACATGAAGTCCAAGCTGTATAGGGATTCCGCATTACGGTACATTTTCTTGATGAACAACGGTAGGTACATCATGCAGAAGGTGAAGGGTTCTAACGAGATTCACCAATTGATGGGCGACAAGTGGTGTAGAAAGCGGTCGACGGACTTGAGAGGGTACCATAAGAATTACCAGAGGGACACATGGAGCAAGGTGTTGCAGTGCCTGAACCATGAGGGTTTGCAAGTGAACGGGAAGGTGTCGAAGCCGGTGCTGAAGGAGAGGTTCAAGAGCTTCAATGCTATGTTCGATGAGATACACAAGACGCAGAGCACGTGGGTTGTGAGCGACGAGCAGCTTCAGTCGGAGCTTAGGGTTTCGGTGTCTGCAGTAATGATTCCGGCGTACAGGTCTTTCTGGGGGAGGTTCAAGCAGTACTTGGATTCCGGGAGGCAAACGGAGAAGTATATAAGGTATCAACCGGAAGATATTGAGAATATGATTGATGACTTGTTTGATGGGAACCCTACTTCTATGGTGAGAAGGAGATGA